In the Brassica napus cultivar Da-Ae chromosome A7, Da-Ae, whole genome shotgun sequence genome, one interval contains:
- the LOC106430170 gene encoding uncharacterized protein LOC106430170 has translation METSHEHNFFNPTSKPDAEDPTLRLSSSSSSSSCSSIEAEPRPDHNLRNNQSPPTQIMERSTNDATSTPTYRIPSHVFETTTSTAPVEWSTLSNESLFSIRMGNNSFTEIDYFKSGELTFPQPPSPRTPHMPSPRHDTKQGGVAEEFKTPVDVGKKAAETDKAYRTSKDEEQKAAASIREVIMANEASNKDSNNNNNKNNKLDRSVSRRSEDLSVKSFAFQK, from the coding sequence ATGGAAACGTCACACGAGCACAACTTTTTCAACCCCACGTCTAAACCAGACGCAGAAGATCCAACCCTAAGACTttcttcatcgtcttcttcctcttcttgttctTCCATAGAAGCAGAACCAAGACCTGATCATAATCTAAGAAACAATCAATCTCCTCCAACGCAAATCATGGAGAGATCTACAAACGACGCAACCTCAACACCTACTTATAGAATCCCATCACACGTTTTCGAAACAACAACCTCAACAGCTCCCGTTGAATGGAGCACTCTCTCCAATGAATCTCTCTTCAGCATCCGCATGGGAAACAATAGCTTCACTGAAATAGATTACTTCAAATCCGGCGAGCTCACGTTTCCTCAGCCTCCTTCACCGAGAACTCCTCATATGCCTTCTCCGCGCCACGACACAAAACAAGGGGGAGTCGCGGAGGAGTTCAAAACTCCGGTGGATGTAGGTAAGAAAGCAGCTGAGACAGACAAAGCGTATCGCACAAGTAAAGATGAAGAACAAAAAGCTGCCGCAAGTATACGAGAAGTTATCATGGCTAATGAAGCTTCTAATAAagacagcaacaacaacaacaacaaaaacaataagTTAGATCGGTCTGTTTCTCGCCGGTCTGAAGATTTAAGCGTTAAGTCTTTCGCTTTTCAAaagtaa
- the LOC106430158 gene encoding uncharacterized protein LOC106430158 yields MWNLTSKSNEEGFKSKGEDAVTEPLKAPLDDGRKTRKEERLECPICWEPFNVFENVPYVLYTICKDCLLALHHAVVIKSSGFPLHLPFFVTCPWCNMLSLRLVRNGAIKFPSKNYYLLWMVETMNGSRSDNRRVTSGERDTKERCDGVSNNASDVTRGYLRTGWLHGYICKSMALVAHLLAKFPLVVMFLLMALYAIPVSAAVLGVYFFVTIALAVPSFLVLYFAFPSLNWLIREIPA; encoded by the coding sequence ATGTGGAATTTAACTTCAAAATCCAATGAAGAAGGCTTTAAATCAAAGGGAGAAGATGCTGTCACAGAACCGCTAAAAGCTCCTTTAGATGATGGAAGAAAGACAAGGAAGGAAGAAAGACTGGAGTGTCCCATCTGCTGGGAACCATTCAACGTATTTGAGAATGTGCCTTACGTCTTATACACCATCTGCAAAGATTGTCTCTTAGCTCTCCACCATGCCGTTGTGATCAAATCCTCAGGTTTTCCGTTACACCTCCCCTTCTTCGTTACTTGCCCTTGGTGCAATATGCTCTCATTAAGGCTAGTACGCAACGGAGCCATCAAGTTTCCTTCCAAGAACTATTACCTTTTATGGATGGTCGAAACCATGAACGGCTCTCGCAGTGACAACAGAAGGGTCACTTCAGGGGAGAGAGATACGAAAGAGAGGTGTGATGGAGTGAGTAACAACGCTTCAGATGTGACCAGAGGATACTTGAGAACTGGGTGGCTTCATGGGTATATATGTAAGTCAATGGCTCTTGTTGCTCATTTGTTGGCTAAGTTTCCTTTGGTAGTCATGTTCCTGTTGATGGCTTTATATGCGATCCCTGTGAGTGCTGCAGTTCTCGGGGTTTATTTCTTTGTCACTATTGCTTTGGCTGTTCCGTCGTTTCTAGTTCTCTATTTTGCTTTCCCGAGCTTAAACTGGCTGATCAGAGAGATCCCAGCCTAA
- the LOC106430174 gene encoding DNAJ protein JJJ1 homolog: MSGGTVPNLLPFFSTKVYSGYSDTWKGFYKVYSDVFNSVYLNEVNFARKLGLGMETPPVMGSLESPYAQVKEFYSYWLGFRTVMDFCWVDEFDVMAEPDGVIRRKMKEENDEVRKKAKREYNESVRSLAAFVKKLDKRMVDMMVMKRIEMEVKERERERKEKMGKVRWERAMNYKEPDWAKGEDGGFSVVEEDDSDDNDDEGMVLYCIVCSKNFKTEKQWKNHEQSKKHKEIVAELRVEAPETETVEELQEKIQDGFNIDEAEAEQKDVEEEVVGEADETDDEFVMTEEDVKGSSESEDDDADDEMSLLKKMVSEQKNKLKNVVSREEDEVVVEIERTKQNADDANIVELNTYDNVKDDAHSMEYDNKKITGRRRRSKKDKDMNNLGGLLEKSSEADNTQDRNGDTEEFHAETFEESKRVPRSKTSTRGMTSEGTSKKVFYNKCGRCGEKFESRTKLFKHLADTDHATVKSR, encoded by the exons ATGTCTGGCGGCACAGTTCCGAATCTCCTCCCTTTCTTCTCCACAAAGGTATACTCCGGTTACTCTGACACCTGGAAAGGATTCTACAAGGTGTATTCCGATGTGTTCAACAGTGTTTACCTCAACGAGGTTAACTTCGCTAGGAAGTTAGGGCTGGGAATGGAGACTCCTCCAGTGATGGGGAGTCTAGAGAGTCCGTACGCTCAGGTAAAGGAGTTTTATAGTTACTGGTTAGGGTTTAGGACTGTTATGGATTTTTGCTGGGTGGATGAGTTTGATGTGATGGCTGAACCTGACGGCGTGATAAGGaggaagatgaaggaggagaatGATGAGGTGAGGAAGAAGGCGAAGAGAGAGTACAACGAGAGTGTGAGAAGCTTGGCTGCttttgtgaagaagctggacAAGAGAATGGTTGATATGATGGTGATGAAGAGGATAGAGATGGAGGTgaaggagagggagagggagaggaaggagaagatggGTAAGGTGAGGTGGGAGAGAGCTATGAACTACAAGGAGCCTGATTGGGCAAAGGGGGAGGATGGAGGGTTCAGTGTAGTGGAAGAAGATGATagtgatgataatgatgatgaagGTATGGTGCTGTATTGCATTGTTTGTAGCAAGAATTTCAAAACTGAGAAGCAGTGGAAGAACCATGAGCAGTCTAAGAAGCACAAAGAGATAGTGGCAGAGTTGAGAGTTGAGGCACCTGAAACTGAAACTGTAGAGGAGCTTCAAGAGAAGATTCAGGATGGGTTCAATATCGATGAGGCCGAAGCCGAACAAAAGGATGTTGAAGAGGAAGTTGTAGGAGAAGCTGATGAGACTGATGATGAGTTTGTTATGACAGAGGAGGATGTGAAAGGGTCTAGTGAAAGTGAGGATGATGATGCGGACGACGAGATGAGTCTACTCAAGAAGATGGTATCTGAGCAGAAAAATAAGCTAAAGAATGTTGTgtcaagagaagaagatgaagttgtAGTCGAGATTGAGAGAACTAAACAGAATGCCGATGATGCCAACATAGTAGAGTTAAACACATATGACAATGTGAAGGATGATGCACATTCAATGGAGTATGATAACAAGAAGATCACAGGGAGGAGGCGCAGAAGCAAGAAGGATAAGGATATGAATAACCTTGGAGGGTTATTGGAGAAGAGCAGtgaagctgataacactcaagATAGAAATGGAGACACGGAAGAGTTTCATGCAGAAACGTTTGAGGAAAGCAAGAGAGTTCCAAGATCAAAAACATCAACCAGAGGAATGACATCCGAG GGCACATCGAAGAAAGTTTTTTATAACAAATGTGGTAGATGCGGAGAAAAGTTTGAGTCAAG GACAAAACTATTCAAGCACTTAGCTGATACCGATCATGCTACAGTGAAATCCAGATGA
- the LOC106430175 gene encoding 60S ribosomal protein L35a-1, protein MVKGRQGERVRLYVRGTILGYKRSKSNQYPNTSLIQIEGVNTTEEVTWYKGKRMAYIYKAKTKKNGSHYRCIWGKVTRPHGNSGVVRAKFTSNLPPKSMGMRVRVFMYPSNI, encoded by the exons ATGGTGAAGGGACGCCAAGGAGAACGTGTCAG ACTCTACGTTAGGGGAACCATCTTGGGATACAAAAG GTCCAAGTCTAACCAGTACCCAAACACATCCCTTATCCAGATTGAAGGAGTCAACACGACGGAGGAGGTGACATGGTACAAGGGAAAGAGGATGGCTTACATCTACAAGGCTAAGACCAAGAAGAACGGTAGCCACTACCGCTGCATCTGGGGAAAGGTTACAAGGCCTCATGGTAACAGCGGTGTTGTGCGTGCCAAATTCACTTCCAACTTGCCTCCTAAGTCCATG GGAATGAGGGTCAGAGTCTTCATGTATCCGAGTAACATATGA
- the LOC106430184 gene encoding glycerophosphodiester phosphodiesterase GDPD5, which produces MILTKCLPLIWLSLLTVCAVRTPYPLPGVGAKGGKLPIQTSRPYNIAHRGSNGEIPEETAAAYLRAIEEGTDFIETDVLSTKDGALICFHDVILDETTNVASHKEFFDRKRTYEVQGFNITGFFTFDFTLKELKKLRTKQRYSFRDQQYNGKYPIITFEEFITIARDAPRVVGIYPEIKNPVLMNQHVKWPGGKRFEDKVVETLKKYGYGGSYLSKKWLKRPLFIQSFAPSSLVYITKLTDSPKVLLIDDVTVLTEDTNQTYAEITSDVYFNYIKQYVVGIGPWKDTVVPVNNNYIQAPTDLVKRAHAHNLQVHPYTYRNENEFLHLNFSQDPYKEYEYWINEIGVDGLFTDFTGSLHNYQEWTSPLSETSKSPRQLLSQIASLVLPYAKA; this is translated from the exons ATGATTCTTACAA AATGCTTGCCATTAATATGGCTATCTCTGCTTACTGTCTGTGCTGTAAGGACACCATACCCACTCCCTGGTGTAGGAGCCAAAGGCGGTAAGCTACCGATTCAGACTTCACGTCCTTATAACATCGCACACAGAGGTTCCAATGGAGAGATCCCTGAAGAAACTGCAGCTGCATACTTG AGAGCAATTGAAGAGGGTACAGACTTCATAGAAACAGATGTCTTATCAACCAAAGATGGTGCGCTTATCTGTTTCCATGATGTCATCCTTGACGAAACAACCAATGTTGCGAGCCACAAAGAGTTTTTTGATCGTAAAAGAACATACGAGGTTCAAGGATTCAACATCACTGGCTTTTTCACTT TTGATTTTACTCTCAAAGAACTAAAGAAACTAAGGACAAAGCAGAGATACTCTTTTCGAGACCAGCAATACAATG GAAAGTACCCTATCATTACATTTGAAGAGTTCATTACCATTGCTCGGGATGCTCCTCGAGTTGTCGGTATATATCCTGAAATTAAAAATCCAGTTTTAATGAACCAGCAT GTCAAATGGCCTGGTGGTAAGAGATTTGAGGATAAAGTGGTGGAGACActtaaaaaatatggatatggAGGCTCATATTTGTCCAAGAAGTGGTTGAAAAGACCATTGTTTATACAATCATTTGCTCCATCTTCACTTGTGTACATAACAAAATTGACAGACTCGCCGAAAGTGTTACTAATAGACGATGTTACCGTGCTAACAGAAGACACTAACCAG ACTTACGCAGAGATCACATCAGATGTGTATTTCAATTACATTAAGCAATATGTTGTCGGGATTGGACCTTGGAAGGACACAGTTGTTCCAGTAAATAACAATTACATACAAGCTCCCACAGATTTGGTCAAAAGAGCTCATGCGCATAACCTACAG GTGCATCCTTATACGTACAGGAATGAAAACGAATTCTTACACCTAAATTTCAGCCAAGATCCATATAAGGAATATGAGTACTGGATCAATGAGATTGGTGTTGATGGACTCTTCACCGACTTCACTGGTAGCCTCCATAACTACCAAGAATGGACGTCTCCATTGTCTGAAACTTCCAAGTCTCCAAGACAGCTCTTGAGTCAAATTGCTTCATTAGTCCTCCCTTATGCAAAGGCTTGA
- the LOC106430171 gene encoding probable phosphoribosylformylglycinamidine synthase, chloroplastic/mitochondrial, producing MNTSQATRAALFLNGSNRQTTLLQRSSTTQLWGSVRFQTPQGLRSLNRAKAGGLRCSTPGAPAVSVVEQPSLVEKPAAEVIHFYRVPLIQESANAELLKAVQTKISNQVVSLTTEQCFNIGLETELPQEKLSVLKWILQETFEPENLGTDSFLERKKKQEGLQATIIEVGPRLSFTTAWSTNAVSICRACGLNEVTRLERSRRYLLFSNEPLLETQIHEFSAMVHDRMTECVYPQRLTSFETNVVPEEVKYVPVMEKGREALEDINQKMGLAFDEQDLLYYTKLFKEDIKRNPTNVELFDIAQSNSEHSRHWFFAGNIVIDGKPMDRSLMQIVKSTWEANRNNSVIGFKDNSSAIRGFMVNQLRPVLPGSTCLLDLSARDLDILFTAETHNFPCAVAPYPGAETGAGGRIRDTHATGRGSFVVASTSGYCVGNLNMEGSYAPWEDSSFQYPSNLASPLQILVDASNGASDYGNKFGEPMIQGYTRTFGMRLPSGDRREWLKPIMFSAGIGQIDHTHITKGEPEVGMLVVKIGGPAYRIGMGGGAASSMVSGQNDAELDFNAVQRGDAEMSQKLYRVVRACIEMGEKNPIISIHDQGAGGNCNVVKEIIYPKGAEIDIRAVVVGDHTMSVLEIWGAEYQEQDAILVKAESREVLELICKRERLSMAVLGTINGEGRCTLIDSTAAAKCKKEGLPPPSPAVDLELEKVLGDMPKKTFEFNRVSYAREPLDIAPGITLMDSLKRVLRLASVSSKRFLTTKVDRCVTGLVAQQQTVGPLQITLADVAVIAQTFTDLTGGACAIGEQPIKGLLDPKAMARLAVGEALTNLVWAKVTALSDVKASGNWMYAAKLEGEGSAMYDAAIALSEAMIELGIAIDGGKDSLSMAAHADGEVVKAPGNLVISAYVTCPDITKTVTPDLKLGDDDDGVLLHVDLAKGKRRLGGSALAQVFGQIGNDCPDVDDVPYLKNVFEGVQALISEDLVSAGHDISDGGLVVAAMEMAFAGNKGISLNLDSNGISLFETLFSEELGLVMEISNKNLDAVLEKLRGFNVTAEVIGKVTESPLIEVKVDGITHLSEETSFLRDMWEDTSFQLEKLQRLASCVEMEKEGLKLRHEPNWKLSFTPSWTNDKYMSKDAKPKVAVIREEGSNGDREMSAAFYAAGFEPWDVTVSDLLAGAITLDQFRGIVFVGGFSYADVLDSAKGWAASIRFNAPLLSQFQEFYKRPDTFSLGICNGCQLMALLGWVPGPQVGGSLDTAQPRFVHNESGRFECRFTSVTIKDSPSIMLKGMEGSTLGVWAAHGEGRAYFPDEGVLDRMLHSDLAPLRYCDDDGSVTEAYPFNLNGSPLGIAAICSPDGRHLAMMPHPERCFLMWQYPWYPKSWEVEKAGPSPWLKMFQNARDWCSQL from the exons ATGAATACCTCCCAAGCTACTCGTGCGGCTCTGTTTCTAAAC GGTTCCAATAGACAAACGACGCTTTTGCAGCGAAGCTCAACAACTCAACTGTGGGGTTCTGTTAGATTTCAAACCCCACAGGGTCTGCGCTCTCTGAATAGAGCCAAAGCTGGTGGCTTGAGATGTTCTACGCCTGGAGCTCCTGCTGTTTCTGTTGTTGAGCAACCGAGCTTAGTTGAGAAACCTGCTGCAGAGGTCATCCATTTCTACCGCGTCCCTTTGATTCAAGAAAGCGCCAACGCTGAGCTTCTCAAGGCGGTTCAGACCAAAATCAGCAACCAGGTTGTCAGTTTAACAACAGAACAGTGTTTCAACATCGGTCTTGAAACTGAATTACCACAAGAAAAGCTATCTGTCCTAAAGTGGATTCTTCAAGAAACATTCGAGCCAGAGAATCTAG GCACAGATAGTTTtcttgagaggaagaagaagcaggAAGGACTTCAGGCTACAATCATCGAAGTCGGTCCCAGACTGTCTTTTACAACAGCTTGGTCCACCAATGCAGTTTCAATATGCAGAGCTTGTGGTTTAAACGAAGTGACTCGCTTGGAAAGGTCCAGGAGGTACCTCTTGTTCAGCAACGAGCCACTCTTGGAGACTCAAATACACGAGTTTTCCGCGATGGTTCACGATAGAATGACCGAGTGTGTGTACCCTCAAAGGCTGACTTCATTTGAGACTAATGTGGTTCCCGAGGAAGTTAAGTATGTGCCTGTGATGGAGAAAGGTAGAGAGGCGCTTGAAGATATCAACCAGAAGATGGGTTTAGCCTTTGATGAGCAAGACTTGCTGTATTACACTAAACTTTTCAAAGAGGATATTAAGCGTAACCCCACTAATGTTGAGCTGTTTGATATCGCTCAGTCCAACAGCGAGCATAGTCGACATTGGTTCTTTGCTGGGAACATTGTTATTGATGGAAAGCCAATGGATAGGTCTCTTATGCAGATTGTAAAGAGCACTTGGGAG GCAAATAGAAATAACTCTGTCATTGGGTTTAAGGATAACTCCAGTGCTATAAGAGGCTTTATGGTGAACCAGCTACGacctgttcttcctggttccacTTGCTTACTTGATCTCAGCGCACGTGATCTCGACATCTTGTTCACTGCTGAGACTCATAACTTCCCTTGCGCGGTGGCTCCTTACCCTGGCGCTGAGACAGGTGCTGGAGGGAGAATTAGGGACACACATGCAACTGGAAGAGGCTCATTTGTGGTTGCATCCACTTCTGGTTACTGTGTTGGGAACCTCAACATGGAGGGCTCTTATGCTCCTTGGGAAGACTCCTCTTTCCAGTACCCATCAAATCTTGCCTCACCTTTACAGATACTCGTAGACGCTAGCAACGGAGCGTCTGACTATGGGAACAAGTTTGGAGAGCCTATGATTCAAGGATACACCAGGACTTTTGGAATGAGACTGCCGAGTGGGGATAGAAGAGAGTGGTTGAAGCCTATTATGTTCAGTGCAGGGATTGGACAGATTGATCATACTCATATAACCAAAGGTGAGCCTGAGGTTGGGATGCTTGTTGTTAAGATTGGTGGACCTGCTTACCGTATTGGTATGGGAGGAGGTGCAGCTTCGAGTATGGTGAGTGGTCAGAACGACGCAGAGCTTGATTTCAACGCTGTGCAGCGTGGAGATGCTGAGATGTCTCAGAAGCTGTACCGTGTTGTCCGTGCTTGCATTGAGATGGGGGAGAAGAATCCTATTATCAGTATTCATGATCAAGGCGCTGGTGGGAATTGTAATGTGGTTAAAGAGATTATTTATCCCAAAGGTGCGGAGATTGATATAAGAGCGGTTGTTGTTGGTGATCATACTATGTCTGTGTTGGAGATTTGGGGAGCTGAGTATCAAGAGCAGGATGCTATTCTGGTGAAAGCTGAGAGCCGAGAGGTTTTGGAATTGATTTGTAAGAGGGAGAGGCTTTCAATGGCTGTGCTTGGAACGATTAATGGAGAAGGTCGTTGTACTTTAATTGACAGCACAGCTGCAGCTAAGTGCAAGAAGGAAGGCTTACCTCCACCTTCTCCTGCTGTGGATCTTGAACTCGAGAAGGTTCTTGGTGACATGCCTAAGAAAACGTTTGAGTTCAACCGCGTTTCTTATGCACGGGAACCACTTGATATTGCTCCTGGGATTACATTGATGGACTCTTTGAAAAGGGTTCTGCGTTTAGCATCTGTTTCTTCGAAGCGGTTCTTGACAACCAAAGTGGATAGATGTGTTACAGGTCTTGTTGCCCAGCAGCAAACAGTTGGACCGTTGCAGATCACTCTTGCTGATGTTGCAGTCATCGCACAGACATTCACAGATCTAACAGGTGGTGCATGTGCCATAGGAGAGCAACCGATCAAAGGCCTGCTTGATCCAAAAGCCATGGCGAGACTAGCCGTTGGAGAGGCTTTGACAAATCTGGTTTGGGCGAAGGTTACTGCTCTTTCTGATGTTAAAGCTAGTGGTAACTGGATGTATGCTGCCAAGCTTGAAGGAGAAGGATCAGCGATGTATGATGCTGCAATTGCTTTATCCGAAGCCATGATTGAGCTTGGCATTGCGATTGATGGTGGTAAAGATAGTCTTTCAATGGCAGCTCATGCGGATGGTGAGGTTGTTAAAGCTCCAGGAAACCTTGTGATCAGTGCTTATGTTACCTGTCCTGACATAACAAAGACAGTGACTCCTGATCTGAAGcttggagatgatgatgatggtgttcTCTTGCATGTTGATTTAGCAAAGGGGAAGAGGAGGTTAGGTGGATCTGCACTTGCTCAGGTCTTTGGTCAGATTGGAAACGACTGTCCTGACGTTGATGATGTTCCGTATCTGAAAAATGTTTTCGAAGGCGTTCAAGCTCTCATCTCAGAGGACTTGGTATCTGCTGGACATGACATCAGCGATGGTGGACTAGTTGTAGCAGCTATGGAAATGGCTTTTGCTGGAAACAAAGGTATAAGCCTTAACTTGGATTCAAACGGGATTAGCCTCTTTGAAACTTTGTTCTCTGAAGAGCTCGGTCTAGTGATGGAGATTAGCAACAAGAACTTAGACGCTGTGTTGGAGAAGCTCCGTGGGTTTAATGTTACTGCTGAAGTCATTGGGAAAGTCACCGAGTCTCCTTTGATTGAGGTGAAAGTTGATGGAATCACTCATTTGAGCGAGGAAACTTCATTCCTCAGAGACATGTGGGAAGACACCAGTTTCCAGTTGGAGAAGCTGCAGCGGTTAGCTTCTTGTGTTGAGATGGAGAAAGAAGGTTTGAAGTTGAGGCATGAACCTAACTGGAAGCTCTCATTTACTCCTTCATGGACCAATGATAAGTATATGTCTAAGG ATGCTAAACCGAAAGTAGCTGTGATCCGAGAGGAAGGCAGCAACGGAGACAGAGAAATGTCTGCTGCATTTTACGCTGCAGGTTTTGAACCGTGGGACGTGACAGTGTCTGACCTTCTAGCCGGAGCCATCACTCTTGACCAGTTCCGTGGGATTGTGTTTGTTGGCGGGTTCAGCTACGCTGACGTTCTCGACTCAGCCAAAGGATGGGCTGCTTCTATAAGATTCAACGCTCCTCTCCTGAGTCAGTTCCAAGAGTTCTACAAAAGACCAGACACATTCAGCCTCGGAATCTGCAACGGCTGTCAACTAATGGCCTTGTTAGGATGGGTTCCAGGCCCTCAAGTCGGCGGGTCTCTCGACACGGCCCAGCCGAGGTTTGTTCACAACGAGTCAGGAAGGTTTGAGTGCAGGTTCACAAGCGTGACGATCAAGGACTCGCCGTCGATAATGCTGAAGGGAATGGAGGGAAGCACCTTAGGAGTGTGGGCGGCTCATGGAGAAGGAAGGGCTTACTTCCCGGACGAAGGAGTCTTGGACCGTATGCTTCACTCAGATTTGGCTCCGTTGAGATACTGTGATGATGATGGGAGTGTGACTGAAGCTTACCCTTTTAACCTCAACGGCTCACCGTTGGGGATAGCAGCTATATGTTCGCCTGATGGGAGGCATCTTGCGATGATGCCTCATCCTGAACGGTGTTTCTTGATGTGGCAGTACCCGTGGTACCCGAAGAGCTGGGAGGTTGAGAAAGCTGGGCCTAGTCCGTGGTTGAAGATGTTCCAGAATGCTAGGGACTGGTGCTCTCAGCTTTAA
- the LOC106430179 gene encoding probable xyloglucan 6-xylosyltransferase 5, which produces MGSPAHKRPSGSGGGGGLPTSTSQNGGGARGGRGVLPRGRQMQKTFNNIKITILCGFVTILVLRGTIGVGYLGSSSADAVNQNIIEETNRILAEIRSDSDPTDLEGPQETEMSTNETYALGPKITDWDSQRKVWLDKNPEFPSTVNGKARILLLTGSPPKPCDNPIGDHYLLKSVKNKIDYCRLHGIEIVYNMAHLDKELAGYWAKLPMIRRLMLSHPEVEWIWWMDSDAWFTDILFQIPLVRYEKHNLVIHGYPDLLFDQKSWIALNTGSFLLRNCQWSMDLLDAWAPMGPKGPIRDEAGKVLTAYLKGRPAFEADDQSALIYLLLSQKDTWMEKVFVENQYYLHGFWEGLVDKYEEMMEKYHPGLGDERWPFVTHFVGCKPCGSYADYAVERCLKSMERAFNFADNQVLKLYGFGHRGLLSPKIKRIRNETVTPLEFVDKFDIRRTTQVETKPQN; this is translated from the coding sequence ATGGGTTCGCCGGCGCACAAAAGACCCTCCGGAagcggcggcggcggaggacTCCCGACGTCAACATCACAAAACGGCGGAGGAGCAAGAGGCGGTCGCGGCGTGTTGCCACGTGGCAGACAGATGCAGAAGACGTTCAACAACATCAAGATCACGATCCTCTGCGGGTTCGTCACCATCCTCGTCCTACGCGGCACAATCGGCGTCGGTTACCTCGGGAGCTCGAGCGCCGACGCGGTTAACCAGAACATCATCGAGGAGACTAACCGGATCCTAGCCGAGATCCGGTCCGATTCGGATCCAACCGACTTGGAAGGGCCTCAAGAAACAGAGATGAGTACCAACGAGACGTACGCTCTAGGGCCTAAGATCACGGATTGGGATAGTCAGCGAAAGGTATGGCTCGACAAGAACCCTGAGTTTCCTAGTACTGTTAATGGCAAAGCTCGGATCTTGTTGTTAACAGGGTCTCCTCCTAAGCCCTGTGATAATCCTATCGGTGATCATTATCTCTTGAAGTCTGTGAAGAACAAGATTGATTACTGTAGGCTCCACGGGATTGAGATTGTTTATAACATGGCTCATCTGGATAAGGAGCTTGCTGGGTATTGGGCCAAGTTGCCTATGATTAGGAGGTTGATGCTGTCTCATCCGGAAGTTGAGTGGATCTGGTGGATGGATAGTGATGCTTGGTTCACTGACATACTGTTTCAGATCCCTTTGGTTAGGTACGAGAAGCATAACTTGGTGATTCATGGTTATCCGGATTTGTTGTTTGATCAGAAGTCGTGGATTGCGTTGAACACTGGTAGCTTTTTGCTGAGGAATTGTCAGTGGTCGATGGATTTGTTGGATGCTTGGGCTCCTATGGGACCTAAAGGACCAATTCGCGATGAGGCTGGGAAGGTGCTGACGGCTTATCTTAAAGGAAGACCGGCTTTCGAGGCGGATGATCAGTCGGCTTTGATCTATCTCCTGCTTTCTCAGAAAGATACATGGATGGAGAAAGTGTTTGTGGAGAATCAGTACTACTTGCACGGGTTTTGGGAAGGTTTGGTGGATAAGTATGAGGAGATGATGGAGAAGTATCACCCGGGGTTAGGTGATGAGAGGTGGCCGTTTGTGACCCATTTCGTTGGATGCAAACCGTGTGGTAGCTACGCTGATTACGCGGTCGAGAGGTGTTTGAAGAGCATGGAGAGGGCTTTTAACTTTGCAGACaatcaagtgctgaagctgtaTGGTTTTGGACATAGGGGACTGTTGAGCCCCAAGATAAAGAGGATCAGGAATGAGACGGTTACTCCGTTGGAGTTTGTAGACAAGTTTGATATCCGCAGAACAACGCAAGTGGAAACCAAACCACAGAACTA